The Hemiscyllium ocellatum isolate sHemOce1 chromosome 17, sHemOce1.pat.X.cur, whole genome shotgun sequence genome has a segment encoding these proteins:
- the tmem208 gene encoding transmembrane protein 208: MAPKGGKVGTKGKKQIFEENKETLAFYLRIILGANAIYGAVNLFMFYNSVTFWTWGFLAFAFVVYSFSFRWMQGMAQPVFSEERVLLDGGIDLNMEQGMAEHLKDVILLTAILQVLSCISMYFWYLWLLAPGRALYLLWVNILGPWFTAEPPSNPEISEKKHRRQERRQMRKQQQ, translated from the exons ATGGCG CCGAAGGGAGGCAAAGTTGGAACGAAAGGGAAGAAGCAGATTTTTGAAgagaacaaggagaccttggcgTTCTACTTGCGAATTATTCTGGGAGCGAAT GCCATTTACGGTGCAGTGAACCTCTTCATGTTCTACAATTCGGTCACATTCTGGACCTGG GGGTTCTTGGCTTTTGCATTTGTTGTTTACAGCTTCAGCTTCCGATGGATGCAAGGTATGGCCCAGCCCGTGTTCTCTGAGGAGCGTGTCCTACTCGATGGAGGAATCGACCTGAACATGGAGCAGGGTATGGCAGA GCATCTGAAGGATGTGATCTTACTCACTGCCATCCTGCAGGTCCTCAGCTGTATATCCATGTACTTTTGGTATCTGTGGCTCCTG gCACCAGGGAGGGCTCTGTACTTGCTGTGGGTGAACATCCTGGGACCTTGGTTTACAGCGGAGCCtcccagtaatccagagatctcGGAGAAGAAACACAGGCGCCAGGAACGCCGACAGATGAGAAAGCAGCAGCAGTAG